GTGGCGCCCATCTCGTCGTAGACATTGACCCGGGCCACTTCGGCGGTGGCCACCCGGTAGATGGGGTGGGAGGCGACCGTGGTGGTGGGTGCCGGAGAAGCGGTCGTCTCGGGGGCGGGCACGGCGGTCGTCGGGTCGGCTACCCCGGCGCTTTGCTGGCCCCCGTCCCCGCCACCGCAGGCCGCGAGTACCAGGACCATCACGAGGGCCGTCGTGGCTCTTCGCATGGTCGCGAGGGTAGTGGCGTCGGCTGGTTGCTCCGACGCGACCGGTTGCCCCCCGGTGAACGGGGGGCAACCGGTCAGAACCGCTGCGCCGGGGTAACCGGCGGGCCGCTACGGGACCTGGCCCCGCCAGGCTCCGGTCTCGGCCACGCGGCCTTCGATGAAGTCGCGGAAGCGCTCCAGGTCGCCCTCGACCCGCTTGGACACGACGCCCAAAGCCTGACCGGCCTTCTCGACCGGCCCGTCGGGCTCGAAGTCGAGCCGCAGGGTGATGGCCGTGGCCCCCGCGCCCGCGGGCTGGAAGGTGACGTCACCGGCATTGGCCGCGCCGCTCAGGCTGCGCCAGGCGATGCGCCGGTCGGGCTCCTGGTGGACGATCTCGGCGTCCCACTCGCGGTGTGCCCCGCCGATCGATGCCTTCCAGCGCAGGTGGGAGTCGTCGATCTGGGTGACGCTCTCGACGCCCTCCATGAACCGGGGGAACTCCTCGAACTGGGTCCACTGGTTGTAGACCGTCCTCACCGGCTTGTTGACTTCGATGGTCTTTTCCACGGTGGCCATGAGAGGATCTCCTCCGTCGTTCGGTGCCTTGTTCTGTCCCGTCGTACCTACCCCCGACGGCGCTGGCTACGCCTCCCGGGCCACGTTTGTCGGCCCCCGCCACAGGGAACCAGTGGGCCATACCAGAGACGGGAGGAACCCGTGTACATAGGCATCGGCACACTGATACTGATAATCATCCTGGTCTTGCTCCTGACGTAACAAGGGGTGCCCGCTACTGTGCGGGGCCCGTGGGCGAAGGATCGGGACGGGAGCGACTACCGGAAGTGCCCGGGACGGCGCAGTCGACGGGGCGGGTTCGTGAACTGGTCGTGATGACGTTCAACGTCCGCACTGCGCTGGGCCTCGACGGGTGGGACCTGTGGTGGTTGCGCCGCCGGTCGACCGTTGGCGCCATCGCCGGGCTGGTGCCCGACGTGGCCGGCCTCCAGGAAGTACGGCCCGTGCAGATGCGCTACCTCGCTAGGCGCCTGCCTGGCTACGGGTTCGTCAGCCCGGGCCGGGCCCGCCGACGCTGGGGCGGCGAGCAGTGCCCGGTGCTGTTCAGGGCAGACCGCTTCAAGGTCGCCGGCGCCGAAGCCCGCTGGTTCGACGCCGATCGCCAGGGCCGGATGGCGACCGTCGCCCGCTTGGTCGACCTCGAGGACGGTTGCGAGCTGACGGTAGTCAACACCCACTTCGACCACCGCTCGGCTCAGCGGAGGGCGGCCAGCGCGGCGGCCGTGGTCGGCTGGTTGGCCGAGGCACCGGGCCCTTGTGTCGTCATGGGCGACCTCAATGCGCCGGTCGGGGAGGCCAGCGTCGTCCACCTCCTCGAGGCCGGCTTGGCCGACGCCCTCGGGCACCTACCCGCCCGGGGCCCGGGCGCGGCCACGGCCCACGCCTTCACCGGCCGCCTCGACGGGGCTCGCATCGACCACATCCTGGTGTCCGGCGACCACGAGGTGCTGGAGGGCTCCATAGTCCACGACCGGCCCCGAGGCCGCCTCCCGTCGGACCACTGGCCCGTCATGGCCCGCCTGCGCCCCGCCGGTAGTCCCCGCCGGTAGTCCCGGGCCCTACGGGTTGGCGACGGAAAACGTGTCGCAGGCGGCGATGTCGCTGGTGCGGTAGCCGGCGAGGAACCAGCTCTGGCGCTGGGCCGCCGAACCGTGGGTCCACGACTCGGGGTCGACCTGGCCCTGGACGCGTTCTTGGATGCGGTCGTCGCCCACGGCCGCGGCCGCGTCCAGCCCGTCGCGGATGTCGGCTTCGGTGAGCTCTTCGATGAAGCCGGTGCCGACGGCCCCCCGTGCCCACATGCCGGCCAGGCAGTCGGCCTGGAGCTCGACCCTGACGCCCTCGCTCTCGGGGCCGGTGGCCCGGCTGCGGGCTCGCTCCAGCACGCCCCGGATGTGCTGGACGTGGTGGCCGTACTCGTGGGCGATCACGTAGGCCTCGGCGAAGGGCCCGCCCCTGGCCCCGAACCGCTCCCGTAGGACCTGGTAGAAGCCGAGGTCGATGTAGG
This genomic interval from Actinomycetota bacterium contains the following:
- a CDS encoding SRPBCC family protein produces the protein MATVEKTIEVNKPVRTVYNQWTQFEEFPRFMEGVESVTQIDDSHLRWKASIGGAHREWDAEIVHQEPDRRIAWRSLSGAANAGDVTFQPAGAGATAITLRLDFEPDGPVEKAGQALGVVSKRVEGDLERFRDFIEGRVAETGAWRGQVP
- a CDS encoding endonuclease/exonuclease/phosphatase family protein, yielding MTFNVRTALGLDGWDLWWLRRRSTVGAIAGLVPDVAGLQEVRPVQMRYLARRLPGYGFVSPGRARRRWGGEQCPVLFRADRFKVAGAEARWFDADRQGRMATVARLVDLEDGCELTVVNTHFDHRSAQRRAASAAAVVGWLAEAPGPCVVMGDLNAPVGEASVVHLLEAGLADALGHLPARGPGAATAHAFTGRLDGARIDHILVSGDHEVLEGSIVHDRPRGRLPSDHWPVMARLRPAGSPRR
- a CDS encoding neutral zinc metallopeptidase, translating into MRFRSGARLDTSQVSDRRGMGAGPLAIGGGGVVGLIFLVVNLLTGGGGGDLSNLQLGQPGTDLSAECRTGDDANQRDDCRIVAVINSVQAFWEATLPGYRRSTTVFFEGQVNTGCGTATSAVGPFYCPADERAYIDLGFYQVLRERFGARGGPFAEAYVIAHEYGHHVQHIRGVLERARSRATGPESEGVRVELQADCLAGMWARGAVGTGFIEELTEADIRDGLDAAAAVGDDRIQERVQGQVDPESWTHGSAAQRQSWFLAGYRTSDIAACDTFSVANP